In the genome of Deinococcus psychrotolerans, one region contains:
- a CDS encoding dipeptide/oligopeptide/nickel ABC transporter permease/ATP-binding protein gives MTAIPIVRLTPLAWLRAGPLGVIWRSPRATTGAAIILVMLVLGLLAPLISSYDPSRGTFDPWIKPGVGHLLGTTALGQDIFTQLLYGARLTLLIGVASGVISTAIGTALGLSAAYYGGRTGEVINTITNVFLVLPGLPLLIIVSAFLRGGGIWAIILVISLTGWPWGARVLRSQALTLRNRDFIHAAVSTGESPARIIFKEMLPNLAGIIAANFFGTALYAVLSEAALSFIGIGDVSKVTWGTMLYWAQAKNALLQGAWWWVAAPGLGISILGMAFAFLNFGVDEISNPKSNQLGKATKVLRRKSVAKVVDASALPLLCIQHLDAGYLTPSGPVRAVRDVSLDVAPGEFLGLAGESGCGKSTLAFAATRLLDAPGAVFGGEARLSGQDLLSLTPEELRRVRWKQYSLVFQASMNILNPVIKIREQVYDAMQAHGVHDKAKLEARARELFELVGIRPDYLDAFPHQLSGGMKQRVVIAIALALEPKLVVMDEPTTALDVVVQRQILQEINEVRRRLGISIIFITHDLSLLVEMSDRIAIMYAGEVVEEAPAQEIYTAAKHPYTQRLMTAFPPLSGQRERREGIPGRPPSLAQDTPGCPFYERCTVHIPGTCDVKKPANVNLSKEGEPVHRVACFLHSPAVKPAMYEEEHALASD, from the coding sequence ATGACCGCGATTCCGATTGTTCGGCTGACGCCGCTGGCGTGGCTGCGGGCTGGCCCACTCGGTGTAATTTGGCGCTCACCGCGTGCCACCACCGGCGCGGCCATCATACTGGTGATGCTGGTGCTGGGGCTGCTGGCCCCGCTCATCAGCAGCTACGACCCGAGTCGGGGCACCTTCGATCCGTGGATCAAGCCCGGCGTGGGCCACCTGCTCGGCACCACCGCGCTGGGCCAAGACATCTTCACCCAACTGCTCTACGGCGCTCGGCTGACGCTGCTGATCGGCGTCGCGTCGGGGGTCATCTCCACAGCCATTGGCACGGCGCTGGGGCTGAGCGCCGCGTATTACGGGGGCCGCACGGGTGAGGTCATCAACACCATCACCAACGTCTTTTTGGTGTTGCCGGGGCTGCCGCTGCTGATTATCGTCAGCGCTTTTTTGCGCGGCGGCGGCATCTGGGCCATTATTTTGGTCATCTCGCTGACCGGCTGGCCTTGGGGAGCGCGGGTGCTGAGATCGCAGGCGCTGACGCTGCGCAACCGCGACTTTATTCACGCCGCCGTATCGACTGGCGAAAGTCCGGCCCGCATCATCTTCAAAGAAATGCTGCCGAATCTGGCAGGCATCATCGCCGCCAATTTCTTCGGCACCGCTCTCTACGCCGTACTCAGTGAAGCGGCGCTGTCGTTTATCGGCATTGGGGACGTCAGTAAAGTCACCTGGGGCACCATGCTCTACTGGGCGCAGGCCAAAAACGCGCTGCTGCAGGGCGCGTGGTGGTGGGTGGCGGCTCCGGGTCTGGGCATTTCGATTCTGGGCATGGCCTTCGCCTTTCTGAATTTCGGCGTCGATGAGATCAGCAACCCCAAATCTAACCAGCTGGGCAAGGCCACCAAGGTGCTGCGCCGCAAGTCGGTGGCCAAAGTGGTGGACGCCAGCGCCCTCCCGCTGCTGTGTATTCAGCACCTCGACGCCGGATACCTGACGCCCAGCGGCCCAGTGCGGGCGGTGCGCGACGTGTCGCTGGACGTGGCTCCCGGCGAGTTTCTGGGGCTGGCAGGCGAGTCCGGCTGCGGAAAAAGTACGCTGGCCTTTGCCGCCACGAGGTTGCTCGACGCTCCCGGCGCAGTTTTTGGCGGCGAGGCGCGGCTCTCGGGGCAAGACCTGCTCTCGCTGACGCCCGAAGAACTGCGCCGCGTCCGCTGGAAGCAGTACAGCTTGGTGTTTCAGGCGTCCATGAACATCCTCAATCCGGTCATTAAAATTCGCGAGCAGGTCTATGACGCCATGCAGGCGCACGGCGTCCACGACAAAGCCAAGCTGGAAGCCCGCGCCAGAGAACTGTTTGAGCTGGTCGGCATCCGCCCGGATTACCTCGACGCCTTTCCGCACCAACTTTCCGGCGGCATGAAACAGCGGGTCGTGATCGCTATCGCACTGGCCTTGGAGCCCAAGCTGGTGGTCATGGACGAGCCGACCACCGCCCTGGACGTGGTGGTGCAGCGCCAGATTTTGCAGGAGATCAACGAGGTGCGCCGCCGACTGGGCATCAGCATCATTTTCATCACCCATGATCTGAGCTTGTTGGTCGAGATGAGTGACCGTATCGCCATCATGTACGCGGGCGAGGTGGTGGAAGAAGCCCCGGCGCAGGAGATCTACACCGCCGCCAAGCACCCCTACACCCAGCGCTTGATGACCGCCTTTCCGCCGCTGTCAGGCCAGCGCGAGCGGCGCGAGGGCATTCCGGGCCGCCCGCCTTCGCTGGCGCAGGACACCCCCGGCTGCCCCTTTTATGAGCGCTGCACCGTGCATATTCCCGGCACTTGTGACGTGAAAAAGCCCGCCAACGTCAATCTTTCCAAGGAAGGCGAACCCGTCCACCGCGTCGCCTGCTTCCTGCACTCGCCCGCCGTCAAACCCGCGATGTACGAGGAGGAACATGCCCTTGCCAGCGACTGA
- a CDS encoding ABC transporter ATP-binding protein encodes MPLPATEMDLPAPHVGGVPALELSGLTKVFSVGRGGKKVTAVNNVSLSIGRGEVLALVGESGSGKSTIARLIAHLYEPSGGSMKLSGQSVPNNLKGAALTKFRKHVQMIFQDPYGSLNGLNTIGYILSRPLIIHGIAKGKDVSAQVNSLLERVGLAPGAAWAAKKPHELSGGQRQRVVIARALAARPELILADEPTSALDVSIRLDIMNLLLDLKDQEGLSMLFITHDLAGARYMADRVSVMYTGYIVEIGPSPQVIDAPQHPYTQLLRSAAPKPDETMHPQRVEARGEVPDLSNLPPGCPFEPRCPHARAACRDGLPKMYDVGPDHQARCILHDPALAAQPLLRPDTAVS; translated from the coding sequence ATGCCCTTGCCAGCGACTGAGATGGATCTCCCCGCTCCTCACGTCGGCGGCGTGCCCGCTCTTGAGCTGAGCGGCCTGACCAAAGTCTTTTCGGTGGGGCGCGGCGGCAAGAAAGTCACCGCCGTCAACAATGTCAGCCTCAGCATCGGGCGCGGCGAGGTGCTGGCTTTGGTGGGCGAATCGGGATCGGGCAAAAGCACCATCGCCCGCTTGATTGCCCACCTGTACGAACCCAGCGGCGGCAGCATGAAACTTAGCGGTCAGTCGGTGCCCAACAATCTTAAAGGCGCGGCGCTGACCAAGTTCCGCAAGCACGTGCAGATGATCTTTCAAGACCCGTACGGCAGCCTCAACGGGCTGAACACCATCGGCTATATTTTGTCGCGCCCGCTGATCATTCACGGGATCGCCAAAGGCAAAGACGTTTCAGCGCAGGTCAACAGCTTGCTGGAACGGGTGGGCCTCGCGCCGGGAGCGGCTTGGGCCGCCAAGAAACCGCACGAGCTCTCCGGTGGGCAGCGCCAGCGGGTCGTGATCGCCCGCGCTCTGGCGGCCCGCCCCGAGCTGATTTTGGCCGACGAGCCGACCTCTGCGCTCGACGTGTCGATCCGGCTCGACATCATGAATCTGCTGCTTGATCTCAAAGACCAGGAAGGCTTGAGCATGCTCTTTATTACGCATGACTTGGCGGGCGCACGCTATATGGCCGATAGAGTCTCAGTGATGTACACCGGTTACATCGTGGAAATCGGGCCGTCTCCGCAGGTGATCGACGCGCCGCAGCATCCGTATACCCAACTGCTCAGGAGCGCCGCGCCCAAACCTGACGAGACCATGCACCCCCAACGGGTCGAGGCACGCGGCGAGGTGCCCGACCTCTCCAACTTGCCGCCAGGCTGCCCCTTCGAGCCGCGCTGCCCGCACGCCCGCGCCGCTTGCCGTGACGGACTACCCAAGATGTACGACGTGGGGCCGGATCATCAGGCCCGCTGCATTTTGCACGACCCAGCGCTGGCCGCCCAGCCGCTCCTGCGTCCTGACACCGCTGTATCCTGA
- a CDS encoding glycoside hydrolase family 3 C-terminal domain-containing protein: MTTPTPDLSTLLDQLTLDEQISLLAGADAWRTVAIPRLSIPALKVSDGPAGVRGGGALVGGTPTAAFPVGISLGSTWNVELLREVGVSLAREAHDKGAGVLLAPTINLFRSTLNGRNFESYAEDPFLTGKLATAYVQGLQSGGVSATVKHFIGNESEYQRNSISSDIPERALRELYLRPFEMVVKDAQPWAIMSSYNKVNGTYVSESPRLLSEILRDEWGFDGLIMSDWGGTYSSGESLRAGLDLEMPGPSRARTNLLEEAQNDPITRQAVHRAAGEVLRLIERTETFAHPRDVSEAAEKGEERPDTRALIRRAGAEGTVLLKNKDGLLPLPACASVAVIGPNADTGQVMGGGSAQMSAHRKVSPLEGLRAALGKNRVTYAQGCDNARFLPTLDAAIELEYLGADGQVIATEQRRGSEVMWFALPKGVSADSLHVRLNLTLSAPDAGDYDLSLYSAGLSRLSVNGEEVIDNWTNWQAGSTYFAFGSDEVRASRFLSAGEHHAVIEFKPKEVKHSVASFSAVRLGFRAPLPETAFAEAVRIAGEAEYAVVCVGTTGEWETEGVDRWGLDLPGQQNELVSAVLAANPRTVVLLQTGGPVLMPWLDAVPALLQGWFPGQEAGHAFADVLLGIADPGGRLPQTFVARLSDDPTHPETPDVQYPGENGHVEYREGLFIGYRHADKAGTTPLFAFGSGLSYTTFELSDAALSAEQVEPGESVSVSVTVRNTGERSGQTVVQLYLRDVAASLERPNKELKGFAKVSLPAGESQTVTLKLDMRSLAYFDDTQNAWVAEAGDFEILLGQSSAELPIKLKLKLSKDWSARP; the protein is encoded by the coding sequence ATGACCACACCCACCCCCGATCTCAGCACCCTCCTAGACCAACTCACCTTAGACGAGCAGATCAGCTTGCTGGCCGGAGCCGACGCTTGGCGCACGGTAGCCATTCCCCGCTTGAGCATTCCCGCCCTCAAAGTCAGCGACGGCCCGGCTGGGGTGCGCGGCGGTGGAGCTTTGGTGGGCGGCACGCCGACGGCGGCGTTTCCGGTAGGCATTTCGCTCGGCAGCACCTGGAACGTGGAGTTGCTGCGCGAAGTGGGCGTCTCGCTGGCCCGCGAAGCCCACGACAAGGGCGCGGGCGTACTGCTGGCTCCGACCATCAATTTGTTCCGCAGTACACTCAATGGCCGCAACTTCGAGAGCTACGCCGAAGACCCCTTCCTGACCGGCAAACTCGCCACCGCTTACGTACAGGGGCTGCAATCCGGCGGCGTGTCGGCCACCGTCAAGCACTTTATCGGCAACGAATCGGAATACCAGCGCAACTCCATCAGCTCCGACATCCCCGAACGCGCTCTGCGGGAGTTGTACCTGCGGCCCTTTGAAATGGTGGTTAAAGACGCCCAGCCGTGGGCGATCATGAGCAGTTACAACAAGGTGAACGGCACGTATGTCAGCGAGTCTCCGCGCCTGCTGAGCGAAATTTTGCGTGACGAGTGGGGATTTGACGGCCTGATCATGTCGGACTGGGGCGGCACTTACAGCTCCGGCGAGTCGCTGCGGGCGGGCCTCGATCTGGAAATGCCGGGGCCGAGCCGTGCCCGCACCAATTTGCTGGAAGAAGCCCAAAATGACCCCATCACCCGTCAAGCGGTGCACAGGGCAGCGGGCGAAGTCTTGCGCCTCATTGAGCGCACTGAAACTTTCGCCCACCCCCGCGACGTGAGCGAAGCCGCTGAGAAAGGCGAGGAGCGCCCAGACACCCGCGCCCTGATTCGCCGCGCCGGAGCGGAGGGCACCGTTTTGCTCAAAAATAAGGATGGTCTCTTGCCGCTGCCAGCGTGCGCAAGCGTCGCCGTGATCGGCCCGAACGCGGATACGGGGCAGGTCATGGGCGGCGGCAGCGCTCAGATGAGTGCCCACCGCAAAGTCTCACCGCTGGAAGGCTTGAGAGCGGCGCTAGGCAAAAACCGGGTGACTTACGCACAAGGCTGCGACAATGCCCGCTTTTTGCCCACGCTGGACGCGGCGATTGAGCTTGAATACCTCGGTGCGGATGGTCAGGTCATTGCCACCGAGCAAAGGCGGGGCAGCGAAGTGATGTGGTTTGCCTTGCCCAAAGGCGTCAGCGCCGACTCGTTGCACGTTCGCCTGAACCTGACCCTGAGCGCCCCAGATGCGGGTGACTACGATCTGAGCCTTTACAGCGCGGGCCTGAGCCGACTGAGTGTGAACGGCGAGGAAGTCATCGACAATTGGACGAACTGGCAAGCCGGCAGCACATACTTTGCTTTTGGCAGCGATGAAGTGCGGGCCAGCCGCTTTTTGAGCGCGGGCGAGCACCACGCGGTCATCGAGTTTAAGCCCAAAGAAGTCAAACACAGCGTCGCGTCCTTCAGCGCCGTTCGGCTGGGTTTCCGCGCCCCGCTGCCGGAAACAGCTTTTGCTGAGGCGGTTCGGATTGCGGGCGAGGCCGAGTACGCGGTGGTGTGTGTCGGCACCACTGGCGAGTGGGAAACCGAGGGCGTAGACCGCTGGGGGCTGGACTTGCCGGGCCAGCAAAACGAACTGGTCAGCGCGGTGCTGGCCGCCAACCCGCGCACAGTGGTGCTGCTGCAAACCGGCGGGCCCGTTTTGATGCCCTGGCTGGACGCCGTGCCCGCCCTGCTGCAAGGCTGGTTTCCCGGTCAGGAAGCCGGGCACGCCTTTGCCGACGTCCTGCTGGGAATAGCCGATCCGGGCGGGCGATTGCCGCAAACGTTTGTGGCCCGCCTCAGCGACGACCCGACCCATCCCGAAACGCCGGACGTGCAGTATCCCGGCGAGAACGGCCACGTGGAATATAGGGAAGGGCTGTTTATCGGTTACCGCCACGCCGACAAAGCGGGCACGACGCCGCTGTTTGCCTTTGGCTCCGGGCTGAGCTACACGACCTTTGAACTCTCGGACGCAGCCCTGAGCGCCGAGCAGGTTGAGCCCGGCGAGTCCGTCAGCGTCAGCGTGACGGTTCGCAACACCGGAGAGCGCTCTGGGCAAACGGTGGTGCAGCTCTACCTGCGTGATGTCGCCGCCAGCTTGGAGCGGCCCAACAAGGAACTCAAAGGATTCGCCAAAGTCAGCTTGCCCGCAGGCGAGAGCCAGACCGTGACGTTGAAGCTGGATATGCGCTCGCTGGCCTACTTTGACGACACTCAAAATGCTTGGGTGGCCGAAGCGGGCGACTTCGAGATTTTGTTGGGCCAGAGCAGCGCCGAGTTGCCGATCAAGCTGAAGCTGAAGCTGAGTAAGGATTGGAGCGCCCGACCCTAA
- a CDS encoding MurR/RpiR family transcriptional regulator produces the protein MTSLASAPMGSAVERLRAGVEELSQRDQRVARFCIDHAEEVPFLSAGELAGRLGISGAAITRFSQRIGYDGYPHFQKTVRHDLRATLGLKQPGPQNAVVADFWASERANLESLAALPEQQLLPFAQAIAQARRVWIVGARSSYGLALMAEALLSSFRPRVEAHSADLLLSRPEQFLELTAEDAVLVYTMRRYSRATTQVVTALHERGVTVLLLTDQGASPLGKLARHCLRLPTQGSEAAASVAPFVSITSLMIVLVARAWKGDHFKQTEALKAEFGVYEY, from the coding sequence ATGACAAGCCTTGCCAGCGCTCCAATGGGTTCGGCGGTCGAGCGCCTCCGTGCCGGAGTAGAGGAGCTGAGTCAGCGGGATCAGCGCGTCGCCCGCTTTTGTATTGACCATGCTGAGGAAGTGCCGTTTTTGAGTGCAGGTGAATTGGCCGGGCGCTTGGGCATCAGCGGCGCGGCCATCACCCGTTTTAGCCAGCGGATCGGCTACGACGGCTATCCGCACTTCCAAAAGACGGTGCGCCATGACCTGCGGGCCACCCTCGGCCTCAAACAGCCGGGGCCTCAAAACGCCGTCGTCGCTGATTTTTGGGCCAGCGAACGCGCCAATCTGGAGAGTCTGGCGGCGCTGCCAGAACAGCAACTGCTCCCCTTCGCGCAGGCCATCGCGCAGGCCCGCCGGGTCTGGATCGTGGGTGCCCGCTCCTCGTACGGCTTGGCGCTGATGGCTGAAGCGCTGCTGTCTTCGTTTCGCCCACGTGTCGAAGCGCACTCCGCCGATCTGCTGCTCAGCCGCCCCGAGCAGTTCCTCGAACTGACGGCTGAAGACGCTGTGCTGGTCTACACCATGCGGCGCTACAGCCGCGCCACCACCCAAGTCGTCACCGCCCTGCATGAGCGCGGCGTCACGGTACTGCTGCTGACCGATCAGGGCGCTTCGCCGCTCGGCAAGTTGGCCCGTCACTGCCTGCGCCTGCCCACTCAAGGCTCAGAAGCCGCCGCTTCGGTCGCGCCGTTTGTCAGCATCACCTCGCTGATGATCGTGCTGGTGGCCAGAGCGTGGAAGGGCGATCACTTCAAGCAAACCGAAGCCCTCAAAGCCGAGTTCGGCGTGTACGAATACTGA
- a CDS encoding N-acyl-D-amino-acid deacylase family protein, translating to MMSQILIKNGTLIDGTGAPRRRADLLIDGERIAAVQEPGGPVPEGAEVIDASGMVVAPGFIDVMSHSVSSLLASGLSVGKVTQGVTTEIMGEGWTPAPAVLSEAHAFPVHGLPNDDERWIERARGWTRFGDWMAAQEDVGASVNFGSFLGATTVRMAARGHTAGESSPEQIAEMRRVTREAMADGAYGVATALIYPPGSYASTDELVAVCEEVGRAQGIYITHMRSEGEAILEGFTEALEISERSGARLHLYHLKAAGRPAWPKMATLIERINAERAAGKDIHADMYLYTAGGTGLAASCPPWASEDDQLKERLRDPVTRAKIRAAIQNPDGTWEPLGSLAGPQGAYPVGLKLPQHADYKGKSLAEIATMRGQDWIDTALDLIESEPGSIGTLYHLMTEENIERQLKEPWVMLGSDAAGDDPGDQDGGHPRALGNFTRLLGHYVRERGLLSLEEGVRRMTSLPAEHLRLKDRGELREGAYADVVIFDPATIQDKATYAESNKFSVGVQGVWVNGVQTLKAGKHTGALPGKRLYGPGAATSGRAG from the coding sequence ATGATGAGTCAGATTTTGATCAAGAACGGCACCCTGATCGACGGCACCGGAGCGCCGAGACGCCGAGCCGATCTGCTGATTGACGGTGAGCGCATTGCCGCCGTCCAAGAACCCGGCGGCCCCGTGCCGGAAGGAGCCGAGGTCATAGACGCTTCCGGCATGGTGGTGGCCCCCGGCTTCATCGACGTGATGAGCCACTCGGTCTCCAGCTTGCTGGCCAGTGGCCTGAGTGTCGGCAAGGTGACGCAGGGCGTGACCACCGAGATCATGGGCGAGGGCTGGACTCCGGCCCCAGCCGTGCTGAGTGAAGCGCACGCCTTTCCCGTTCACGGCTTGCCGAATGACGATGAGCGCTGGATCGAGCGGGCGAGGGGCTGGACGCGCTTCGGCGATTGGATGGCCGCGCAGGAAGACGTGGGCGCGTCCGTCAACTTCGGCTCATTTCTGGGCGCGACGACGGTCAGAATGGCCGCCAGGGGCCACACGGCGGGTGAGAGCAGCCCCGAACAAATCGCCGAGATGCGCCGCGTCACCCGCGAGGCAATGGCGGACGGAGCGTATGGCGTGGCCACCGCGCTGATCTACCCGCCCGGCAGCTACGCCAGCACCGATGAGCTCGTGGCCGTCTGCGAGGAAGTCGGGCGTGCTCAGGGCATCTACATCACCCACATGCGCTCCGAGGGCGAGGCGATTTTGGAAGGCTTTACCGAGGCGCTCGAGATCTCAGAGCGCAGCGGGGCGCGGCTGCACCTCTACCACCTCAAAGCGGCGGGCAGACCAGCCTGGCCGAAAATGGCGACCCTCATTGAGCGGATCAACGCCGAGCGGGCAGCGGGTAAAGACATCCACGCTGATATGTACCTCTACACGGCGGGCGGCACCGGTCTGGCGGCGTCTTGCCCACCCTGGGCCAGCGAGGATGACCAGCTTAAAGAGCGTCTGCGCGACCCCGTCACCCGCGCCAAGATTCGGGCCGCCATACAAAACCCCGACGGCACCTGGGAACCGCTCGGCAGCCTGGCCGGGCCGCAGGGCGCTTATCCGGTGGGCCTGAAATTGCCCCAGCACGCCGATTACAAGGGCAAGTCGCTGGCCGAGATCGCCACAATGCGTGGTCAGGACTGGATCGACACGGCACTGGACTTGATCGAGAGCGAACCCGGTAGTATTGGCACGCTTTACCATCTGATGACCGAAGAGAACATTGAGCGTCAGCTGAAAGAACCCTGGGTGATGCTCGGCTCGGATGCGGCGGGCGACGACCCCGGCGACCAGGACGGCGGCCACCCTAGAGCGCTGGGCAATTTCACCCGCTTGCTGGGCCACTACGTGCGCGAAAGAGGTCTGCTGAGTCTCGAAGAAGGCGTGCGCCGTATGACCAGCCTGCCCGCCGAGCACCTGCGCCTCAAAGACCGGGGCGAGTTGCGTGAAGGCGCTTACGCCGACGTGGTGATTTTTGATCCGGCGACCATCCAAGACAAAGCCACCTACGCCGAGTCCAATAAGTTCTCGGTGGGCGTGCAGGGCGTGTGGGTCAACGGCGTGCAGACCCTCAAGGCGGGCAAGCACACCGGGGCTTTGCCGGGCAAGCGGCTCTACGGGCCGGGAGCAGCGACTTCGGGGCGTGCCGGTTGA
- a CDS encoding serine hydrolase domain-containing protein, whose protein sequence is MTATTPKSSTELAAAFKSEAKRLLEEYKVPGITLGLLTPDGDHFVSLGVTSIENPLPITHDTIFQIGSTTKTLTSLTCSVLVEQGKLDLNVPVRTYLPEFKLTDESVAARVTVHDLLTHQGGFQGDLFEETGDGDDAVAKGLDALAQSPQVVPLRGHWSYNNAGFFVAGRVIEVVTGKTYEAAVTELVLTPLGMDHTLFFPSQIMTYRYATGHNKVNDEMVVQRPWMMMRSAAPAGSSCSSTVSDMAKYAHYIMSGTMPEPSAAAENSTDEKAEKPEVPTLSGMNRTHLWKPVRPIGVGINAFPGEEGQIGQSWFIDEYESATIISHGGTTFGHQSDFWVSPDRKVGFIAMTNASNGHAMNRRLGEWVKREVLGLVKPEREEVKLDEGALTAFAGEYDVIGQPYTIGAKVEGGKLMLVLPNPNTGGTEEMSVRFIAPERAAVAGGDADGIGVEFLTKGGEVEFMRFGARLYPRLQLGAAQQPPVTAAL, encoded by the coding sequence ATGACCGCGACCACACCCAAAAGCAGCACCGAACTCGCCGCCGCCTTTAAAAGTGAAGCCAAACGGCTTTTAGAGGAATACAAGGTTCCCGGCATCACGCTGGGTCTCCTCACGCCAGACGGAGATCATTTTGTCAGTCTGGGCGTGACCAGCATAGAAAACCCGCTGCCGATCACCCACGACACCATCTTCCAGATCGGCAGCACCACCAAGACCCTCACTTCGCTCACCTGCTCCGTGCTGGTGGAGCAGGGCAAGTTGGACTTGAATGTGCCGGTGCGGACGTACCTGCCAGAGTTCAAGCTCACCGACGAATCGGTGGCCGCGCGGGTGACCGTGCATGACCTGCTGACCCATCAGGGCGGCTTTCAGGGCGATTTGTTCGAGGAAACGGGCGACGGTGACGACGCCGTTGCTAAAGGGCTAGACGCGCTGGCACAGTCGCCGCAGGTGGTGCCGCTGAGGGGCCATTGGAGTTACAACAACGCGGGCTTTTTTGTGGCCGGGCGGGTCATCGAGGTCGTTACCGGCAAGACTTACGAAGCGGCCGTGACTGAACTGGTTCTCACGCCGCTGGGCATGGATCACACCCTTTTCTTTCCCAGCCAGATCATGACCTACCGCTACGCCACCGGCCACAACAAGGTGAACGACGAAATGGTGGTGCAGCGCCCCTGGATGATGATGCGCTCGGCGGCTCCAGCGGGCAGCAGTTGCTCGTCCACGGTCAGCGATATGGCCAAGTACGCCCACTACATCATGTCGGGAACGATGCCGGAGCCGTCCGCAGCTGCCGAGAACAGCACAGACGAAAAGGCCGAAAAACCTGAAGTCCCCACCTTGAGCGGGATGAACCGCACACACCTGTGGAAACCCGTCCGGCCCATCGGCGTCGGGATCAACGCCTTTCCGGGTGAGGAAGGGCAAATCGGGCAGAGCTGGTTCATCGATGAATATGAAAGCGCCACCATCATCAGCCACGGCGGAACCACCTTCGGCCACCAATCAGATTTCTGGGTTTCGCCGGATCGCAAGGTGGGCTTTATCGCCATGACCAACGCCAGCAACGGCCACGCCATGAACCGCAGGCTCGGCGAATGGGTCAAGCGTGAGGTGTTGGGGCTGGTCAAGCCGGAGCGCGAGGAAGTCAAGCTGGACGAGGGGGCGCTGACAGCTTTTGCCGGTGAGTACGACGTGATCGGTCAGCCGTATACCATTGGCGCGAAGGTGGAAGGCGGCAAGCTGATGCTGGTTCTCCCCAATCCCAACACCGGCGGTACTGAAGAAATGTCGGTGCGCTTCATTGCCCCGGAACGCGCTGCCGTGGCGGGCGGCGACGCGGACGGCATCGGCGTGGAATTTCTGACGAAGGGCGGCGAAGTGGAATTCATGCGCTTCGGTGCACGGCTGTACCCGCGCTTGCAACTCGGGGCGGCCCAGCAACCGCCCGTGACCGCCGCGCTGTAA
- a CDS encoding serine hydrolase domain-containing protein, protein MTVTPKSSTELAAAFEQEAKRLLGEYKIPGVTLGMLTPDGDYFVHLGVTSLENPLPIDADTIFQIGSTTKTITSLTCSVLVAQGKLDLDVPVRTYLPDFKLKDESVAAALTVRDVLTHQGGFQGDLFEETGNGDDALSKVLDILAESPQVVALRSHWSYNNAGFYVAGRVIEVLTGKPYEAAVTELIFEPLGMDHTLFFPSQVMTYRFAAGHNKIDDELVIQRPWILPRSSAPAGGTLNSTMRDMTRYAYYIMSGTTIPARPDQEAGAQGEDTATPAEASPLETLDRPLLWKPQRPIGDALNGFPGERGQIGQSWFIDQYPQATIISHGGTTHGHQSDFWVSPDRKVGFIAMTNASNGHAYNRKLSKWIKRELLGLSAAELPEHFVSPDTLSDFEGKYLIIGTAMNIGSHLEGGRLTLTIPDTTPGASGTKPAPLRFIAPNRALVTSGGDLDDTGVEFLRGADDKVEFMRMGVRLYPLEGREVAQTMPLTEI, encoded by the coding sequence ATGACCGTGACCCCCAAGAGCAGCACCGAACTCGCCGCCGCCTTCGAGCAGGAAGCCAAGCGCCTGCTGGGAGAGTACAAAATTCCCGGCGTCACGCTGGGGATGCTGACGCCGGACGGCGATTACTTCGTCCATCTGGGCGTCACCAGCCTGGAGAACCCGCTGCCGATTGACGCCGACACCATTTTTCAGATCGGCAGCACCACCAAGACCATCACCTCGCTGACTTGCTCGGTCTTGGTGGCGCAGGGCAAGTTAGATTTGGACGTGCCAGTTCGCACCTACCTGCCGGACTTCAAGCTCAAAGACGAATCGGTGGCCGCCGCCCTGACCGTGCGTGATGTGCTGACCCATCAGGGCGGCTTCCAGGGCGACCTCTTCGAGGAAACCGGCAACGGCGACGACGCGCTCTCCAAGGTGCTGGACATTCTGGCTGAGTCACCGCAGGTCGTGGCGCTACGGAGTCACTGGAGCTATAACAATGCCGGATTTTATGTGGCGGGGCGCGTGATTGAAGTGCTGACCGGCAAGCCTTATGAGGCGGCCGTCACCGAACTGATTTTTGAGCCGCTGGGAATGGATCACACCCTCTTTTTTCCCAGTCAGGTGATGACCTACCGTTTTGCTGCTGGACACAACAAGATCGATGACGAGTTGGTGATTCAGCGCCCCTGGATTCTGCCGCGCTCCTCAGCCCCGGCGGGCGGCACCCTCAATTCCACCATGCGCGACATGACCCGCTACGCCTACTACATCATGTCGGGCACCACCATACCTGCGCGGCCAGATCAGGAGGCCGGGGCGCAGGGCGAGGACACGGCCACACCCGCTGAAGCCTCACCGTTAGAAACGCTAGACCGTCCCCTGCTTTGGAAGCCGCAGCGGCCCATCGGCGACGCCCTCAACGGCTTTCCCGGTGAACGGGGCCAGATCGGGCAGAGCTGGTTTATCGATCAGTACCCGCAGGCCACCATCATCAGTCACGGCGGCACCACCCACGGCCACCAGTCGGACTTCTGGGTCTCACCCGACCGCAAAGTGGGCTTCATTGCCATGACCAATGCCAGCAACGGCCACGCTTACAACCGCAAGCTCAGCAAATGGATCAAGCGCGAACTGCTGGGCCTCAGCGCCGCAGAGCTGCCGGAGCATTTTGTCAGCCCTGACACCCTGAGTGACTTTGAAGGGAAGTATCTGATTATCGGGACAGCTATGAACATTGGCTCGCACCTTGAAGGTGGGCGACTGACCCTCACCATCCCCGACACCACACCTGGCGCAAGCGGCACAAAGCCCGCCCCGCTGCGGTTTATCGCCCCGAACCGTGCGCTGGTCACGAGCGGCGGCGATCTGGACGACACCGGCGTCGAGTTTCTGCGTGGTGCGGACGACAAGGTGGAATTCATGCGTATGGGTGTCAGGCTCTACCCGTTGGAGGGTCGAGAAGTCGCCCAGACCATGCCGCTCACCGAAATTTAA